In Zingiber officinale cultivar Zhangliang chromosome 1A, Zo_v1.1, whole genome shotgun sequence, a genomic segment contains:
- the LOC122038077 gene encoding 60S ribosomal protein L27-3, with product MVKFLKPNKAVIILQGRFAGRKAVIVRAFDDGTRERPYGHCLVAGIGKYPKKVIRKDSAKKTAKKSRVKPFLKLVNYNHIMPTRYTLDVDLKDIVTLDALQSRDKKVTASKETKARFEERFKTGKNRWFFTKLRF from the coding sequence ATGGTGAAGTTTCTAAAGCCGAACAAGGCGGTTATCATATTGCAGGGCCGTTTCGCCGGGCGCAAGGCGGTGATCGTGCGTGCGTTCGACGACGGCACGCGGGAGCGGCCCTACGGCCACTGCCTGGTGGCCGGCATCGGAAAGTACCCGAAGAAGGTCATTCGCAAGGATTCGGCGAAGAAGACGGCCAAGAAGTCGCGCGTGAAGCCGTTCCTGAAGCTGGTGAACTATAACCATATCATGCCTACCCGCTACACCCTTGATGTCGATCTTAAAGATATTGTCACCCTCGACGCGCTCCAATCCCGCGACAAGAAGGTCACTGCTTCCAAGGAGACCAAAGCTCGCTTCGAGGAGCGCTTCAAGACCGGAAAGAACAGGTGGTTCTTCACCAAGCTCAGGTTTTAA